TGACGCGCACTTCCTCGACGCTGACGTCGAAGTGCTCGCGGCAGGCGGCGATCACCTCGTCCACCAGCAGCTCGGGCGCTGAGGCGCCGGCGGTGACGCCGATGGTCCGCACGCCGTTCAGGCGGCTCCAGTCCATCTGCTCGGCGCGCTGCACCATGAAGGAATCGCAGCCCTGCTTCTTCGCCACCTCGACGAGCCGCATGGAGTTGGAGGAGTTGGGCGCACCCACGACCACCATCGTCTCCACCTTGTCCGCGAGCGCCTTCACGGCGTGCTGGCGGTTGGTGGTGGCGTAGCAGATGTCCTCCTGCTTGGGCGCCGAGATCGTGGGGAAGCGCTCGCGCAGGGCGTTGATGACGTCCATCGTGTCGTCCAGCGACAGCGTCGTCTGGGTGACGAACGCCAAGCGCTCCGGGTCCTCGACCTCCAGCTGCCAGACCTCTTCCGGGTCCTGAACGAGCTTGATCGCGCCCTCGGGCAGCTGGCCGATCGTGCCCTCCACCTCGGGGTGACCGTCGTGGCCGATGAGGATGACGGTGTTGCCGTTCTTGTGTTGGCGCTCCGCCTCGCGGTGGACCTTGGAGACGAGCGGGCAGGTGGCGTCGATGTAGAACATCTCGCGCCGGTCGGCCTCGGCGGGGACCACCTTGGGCACGCCGTGGGCGGAGAAGATGATGGGCTTGTCGGCCGGCGCCTCGTTGAGGTCCTCGACGAAGACGGCGCCCTTGGCCTCCAGCTGCTCCACCACGTAGCGGTTGTGCACGATCTCGTGGCGCACGTAGACGGGAGCGCCGTACTTCTGCAGCGCCAGGTCCACGATGTCGATCGCGCGCTCCACCCCGGCGCAGAAGCCGCGCGGGCCGGCGAGGTAGATTTTCAGCGGCGGCTTTTCGCTTGCCTGACCGGTGTCGCTGTCAGCGGCGGGCGTGGACGGTGTCTCGCTCATCGCGGGCCATCGCTTGCTGGCGTTCTTGAATGGGGCGGCTGTCCGCACGAGCGAGCGCGCCGGCGGGGCACGCTCTTGTTCCGCGGACACCGCGACGGTACACCACAGGCCGCGATCCACAAAAGGGCCGAGCCCGCGCCCGCCCGGCGCCTTGGCCCGGAAGGCACGGTGTCATGGCCCCGCGCACGCGTCCCGTTCTCACCGCCGCGCTCGTGCTTGCCACCCTCGGCGTCGCCGGGTGTGCCAGCGATGCCCCGAAGGTGGCGTGCCCCGCCACGCAAACGGTGCCCAACGCCGGCACGCTGGTCGCCTTCACGGACGGCGAGCAGGTGCCCAGCGCGCGGCGATTCGCCGCCCGCATCGCCGGCATGAACGTCGCCTGCCAGCGCGTCGAAAGCGAACGCGGGGCGGCGCTGTCGTCGAAGCTCACGATCCGATTGCGGACCGAGAAGGGGCCGGCCCTGCAGTCGCCGCGGGTCGGATATCGCTACTTCGTCGCGGTGTTGAACCGCGAGGGCGACGTGGTGGCGCGCCGCGCCTTCCCCGTGAAGCTCGATTTCTCCGGCAATGCCACCACGTTGCGCACGACCGAGACGGTGACGCAGCGCGTCCCCCTTCCCGGGGAGGGCGCGGCCGGCGGCTACACCATTTACGCCGGCTTCGAACTGAGCGAGGCGCAACTTCGGTACAACCGCAACAACCCCGGGTGAGGGCTGGTGCGCGCGGCGCCGGTGTGAGACTCTTGTGACAGCTTTGCGGTTAGGCTTGCGCCGGATGGGCTTTTCGTGGCGCGATACCGGTTACGCGTGCGGTGTCGCGGCCGTCCGGGACGGGCCCGGCCGCCGACAGGGAACACCATCGCCAGCAGATGGCCGGCCGCCAGCGGATGGCCGGCAACCCGGCGAAATCGGGTTCCGGTTGAAGGAGGCCGAGGCAATCTCCCATACCGAGGATCCAACTTCCCGGGCCAATCACGAAGCAACGAGCAAGAGGACGACCATGAACGGGACATCCGGGCTGAAGAAGACGGCGGCGGTGGCGCTGCCGGTGCTGATGATCGCGGGCTGCACCCAGCTGTCCGCCGACGACCGCCAGCTCCTCAAGGAGGTGCAGCAGACCGCCGAGGAGGCCAAGCAGCAGTCGCAGCAAGCGGCGCAGAGCGCCGATCAGGCCGCACAGGAGGCCAGCGCGGCCCGTGAGGCGGCCGAAGAGGCCCAGGCGAGCGCGCAGGAGTCCGAGCGCAAGGCGACCCAGGCGGCGGCCGACGCCGAGGCCGCGCGCGAGAAGGCGGATCGGATGTTCCAGAAGTCCGTCAACAAGTAAGCATCGCGCCGGCGGCGCCGTCGTGGCGCCGCCGGCCGTCGCGCCGATCCGTTGCCGCCGGCCGGCCGTGCCTGCCGGCTTTTCGGCGTTTGCGCGCCCTGCTGCGCGCGGTGTTTGGAGGGTGAAGGGTGTTCCCAGGCGCGTGTTGACAGCACCCGGGCATGGCCTACCCTTCCCATTGCGGCATACCAAAGAGACACCGCCCGCGATGGCCGTTGCGGGAGAGTCCGGCGGTTCATCCCGTCGGCGCCGAAGGAGCAACCGCGCCCCGGAACCTCTCAGGCACACGGACCGCGACGGCCGGGCACTCTGGAGAAGGGATCGCAGTGCGGTCCCGCCGACGGCGTAAACCGCTGGCCGTGGCCGGTGGTGAATCGCTCAGGTCAACCGACAGAGGGGGCGGCAGGGACGATGCGTGCCAAGGCGCGCAGGCGCCCCTGCTTCCGTCCACGGCGCAGAGGACCTGAGCTCCATGGCCGACCGCGACGAGTCGTCATCCCTTCTTCAAACCCCGCTCAGCCACGTACACAAGGAGCTGGGCGCGCGCATGGTGCCCTTCGCCGGCTATGAAATGCCGGTGCAGTACCCCAGCGGCATCGTCAGCGAACACAATCACACCCGCGTGTCCGCGGGCCTCTTCGACATCTCCCACATGGGTCACATCGTGCTGCGGCTGGCGACGAGCGCGCCGGACGTGGCGCTGGAGCGCATCGTGCCGGGGGACATTGCGCACCTGCGGCGCGGGCGCATGCGCTACACCCTGCTGATGAGCGAGCAGGGCGGCATCCACGACGACCTCATGGTGGCGCGGCCGTCCACGCCGGACCTCTTCCTCGTGGTCAACGCCGCCACGAAGGCGCACGACGCCGAGATCCTGCGCCGCCACCTGGGCGAGGAGGTATCCGTGGAGCCGCAGGAGAACGCCGGCTTCCTGGCGCTCCAGGGGCCCAAGGCCGCGGACGTCATGGCGCGGCTGTGCCCGGGGGCGGCGGCTATGGACTTCATGGACGTCGCCCACCTGGAGGTGAACGGAGCGTCCGCGATCGTCAGCCGCTCCGGCTACACGGGCGAGGACGGCTTCGAGATCGCGCTGGCCTCGGCGGACACGGAAGCGGTGTTCCGCGCCCTGCTGGCGCACGAGGAGGTCGAGCCCGTCGGTCTGGGCGCGCGCGACACCCTGCGCCTGGAGGCCGGGCTGTGCCTCTACGGCCACGACATCGACACCACCACCACGCCCGTCGAGGCCGGGCTGAGCTGGACCATCGGCCGCCGCCGCCGCGAGGCCGGGGATTTCCTGGGCGCGGACGTGGTGCTCGACCAACTCGCCAACGGGCCGCCGCGCAAGCGCGTGGGGCTGCTGCCCGAGGGCCGCGCGCCCGTGCGCGAGGGCGCGGCGTTGTACGCGGGGGACGGAGGCGTCCACGTCGGCAGCGTCACCAGCGGCGGCTTCGGGCCCACCGTCAACCGCCCGGTCGCCATGGGCTACGTGGACCGGGCTCACAGCGCCTGGGGCACGGGCGTGACCGCCGACGTCCGGGGCCGCTCGCGGCCCTGCACCGTCGCCCGGCCGCGCTTCGTGCAGAACGGCGAACCCGCCATCGTCACCAGCAAACAGAACAAGAGCTGAAAGGGGAGCGCGTTATGAGCGAGATCCGCTACACCAAGGACCACGAGTGGGTGCGCGTCGAGGACGGCACCGGCACCGTCGGCATCACCCAGCACGCGCAGGAGCAACTCGGCGACATCGTCTTCGTGGAGCTGCCGGAGGCCGGCCAGGAGCTCAAGCAGGGCGACGAGATCGGCACGCTGGAATCCGTGAAGGCCGCCAGCGAGGTCTACGCGCCCGCCAGCGGCACGGTGCAGGCGGTGAACGAGGACCTGGCCGACGATCCCGCCCAGCTCAACAGCGACCCCTTCGGGGCGGGCTGGCTCTACACCTTCGCCATCAGCGACCGCGGCGAGATCGACGGCCTGATGGACGAGGCCCAGTACAAGGAATTCTGCGCGGAGGGCTGACCCTCGGGCGCGCCGGATCGTTTCGCCGTTCGGGCATGAGTCGGGGCCGCGTGCCGCCGCGTCCCCGGCGCGCACCGGCCCTCCGGCCGGTCCGTTACCGCCATGTCCGGACGCCTTTTCGCGGCGGGGCGCCGGGGTCGGGCGCTCTGCCTTCCAGACCCCACAAGGAGGTCGACCATGCCGAAGAAGCGTCGCCCGCTTTCCGAGCTGGAGCAGACCGCTGACTTCATTTCCCGCCACATCGGGCCGGACGAAAGCCAGAAGCGGCAAATGCTGCGCGCACTCAATCTGCCGTCCATGGACGCGCTGATCCAGCGCGCCGTGCCGGATTCCGTGCGCTCGCGCGGCGGCCTGCCGCTGGCCTCCACCCACACCGAGAAGGACGCGCTGGACTACATCCGCAAGATCTCCTCGGAAAACGATCTCAAGAAGTCCCTGATCGGGCTCGGCTACCACAACACCGTCACGCCCGCCGTGCTGCGCCGGCGCGTGCTGGAGAACCCGGGCTGGTACACGGCCTACACGCCCTATCAGCCCGAGATCGCGCAGGGCCGGCTGGAAGGGCTGGTCAACTTCCAGCAAATGATCATGGACCTGACCGGCATGGAGCTGGCCAACGCCTCGCTGCTGGACGAGGGGACGGCCGCAGCCGAGGCCATGACGCTCATCCGCCGGCAGACGAAGAAGAAGCAAAGCCAGCGTTTTCTGGTCGCCGACGACGTGCACCCGCAGACCATCGCGGTGATGCGCACGCGCGCGCGGCCCCTCGGGATCACCGTGGAAGTCGACGAGCCGCGCAACTTCGGGGACAAGGACGCCTTCGGCGTGCTCGTGCAGTACCCCGGTACCTACGGCGACGTCGAGGACCACAGCGAGGTCGTGAAGAAGATTCACGACAACGGCGGCCTGGTCGCCGTGGCGAGCGACCCGCTGGCGCTGACGCTGCTGACGCCGCCGGGCGAGTGGGGCGCCGACGTCGTGGTGGGCAACTCCCAGCGCTTCGGCGTGCCGATGGGCTACGGCGGGCCGCACGCCGCCTTCTTCGCCACGCACGAAAAGTACAAGCGCTCGGTGCCCGGGCGCATCATCGGGGTGTCGGTGGACGTCAACGGCAACCCCGCGATGCGCATGGCGCTGCAGACACGCGAGCAGCACATCCGCCGCGAGAAGGCCACGAGCAACATCTGCACGGCGCAGACGCTGCTGGCGAACATGGCCGCCTTCTACGCCTGCTGGCACGGGCCCGAGGGGCTGACCACGATCGCCACGCGCGTGCACCGCCTGACCGGCATCCTGGCGACGGGGCTGGAGCAGCTCGGCTTCGAGCTGGCCAACCACACCTTCTTCGACACCCTGACGATCAATGCCGGCGACGAGGCGGAGGCCATCCTCTACCGGGCGCGCGATCGCGGCTTCAACCTGCGCCTGATCGACAGCGAGCGCATCGGGGTGGCGCTGGACGAAACCGTCGAACGCTACGAGATCGAGGAGTTGTGGCGCGCCTTCGCCGGGCGCAACGAAATCGGCATGCGCGCGGCGGAGATGGATGCCGTGGCGTCGGACGGCATCCCCAACCGCCTCAAGCGCACCTCGGCGTTCCTCACCCACGAGGTGTTCAACTCCTATCACACCGAGACGGAGATGCTGCGCTACCTGCACCGGCTGGCGCGGCGCGACATCGCGCTCGACCGCTCGATGATCCCGCTCGGCTCGTGCACGATGAAGCTCAACGCCGCCAGCGAGATGGAGCCGATCTCCTGGCCGCGCTTCGCCAGCCTCCATCCCTTCGTTCCGCGCGAGCAGGCGCGCGGCTACATGCGCATGATCCGCGAGCTGGAGACGATGCTGGCGCGCCTGACCGGGTTCCACAGCGTCACGATGCAGCCGAACTCGGGCGCGCAGGGGGAGTACACCGGGCTGCTGATGATCCGCGCCTACCACGAAAGCCGCGGCGAGGCGCACCGCGACGTCGTGCTCATCCCCACCTCCGCGCACGGCACCAACCCCGCCAGCGCCAAGATGGCCGGGTGCGAGGTTCAGCTGGTGGACTGCGCGGAAAACGGCGACGTGGACCTGGACGACCTGAAAGCGAAGGCGGAGAAGCACAGCTCGCGCCTCGCCGGGCTGATGATCACCTATCCCTCCACGCACGGGGTGTTCGAGCAGGCCATCAGCGAGATCTGCGAGCTGATCCACAGCCACGGCGGGCAGGTCTACATGGACGGCGCGAACCTGAACGCGCTGCTCGGCGTGGCCTACCCGGCCGAGTTCGGCGCCGACGTGTGCCACTTCAATCTGCACAAGACCTTCTGCATTCCGCACGGCGGCGGCGGACCGGGTGTCGGCCCCGTGGGCGCGGCCAAGCACCTGGCGCCCTACATGCCCGGCCATCCCTTCGAGCCGTCGGTGGGCGGCGAGGACGCCATCGGCCCCGTGACCGCGACGCCCTGGGGCTCGGCGGGCATCCTGCCGATCTCGTGGATGTACATCACGCTGATGGGCGCCGAGGGGCTGCAGCAGGCCACGGAGACGGCCATCCTCAACGCCAACTACCTGGCCAAGCGGCTGAGCGAGGGCTATCCCATCCTCTACACCGGGGACACGGGCTTCGTCGCTCACGAGTGCATCGTGGACACGCGCGTGCTTCAGGACGAAGCCGGGATCACGGCGGACGACGTCGCCAAGCGGCTGATCGACTACGGCTTCCACGCGCCCACGATGTCCTGGCCCGTGCCCGGCACCTTCATGATCGAGCCCACGGAATCGGAGAACAAGGCGGAGATCGACCGCTTCTGCGACGCCATGCTCCGGATCCGCGAGGAGGCGCGGAAGGTCGCCAGCGGCGAGTGGCCGAGGGACGACAACCCGCTGGTCAACGCGCCGCACACGGAAGCCGGCGTGACGGCGGACACCTGGCCGCATCCCTACAGCCGCCGGGTGGCGGCCTATCCCGACCCCTCGCTCAAGGCGGACAACTACTTCCCGCCCGTGGCCCGCGTGGACAACGCGTACGGCGACAAGCACCTCGTGTGCAGCTGTCCGCCCGTCGAGGCGTACCGCGACGCGGCGGAGTAGGGCGGTCCGTCACCCGTCCTGGCGTCGATGCGTGCCGGCGGCCGATACGGTCGCCGGCACCTTTTTATTCGGGTGGAGCGTTGGCGGTCTCAGCCCGCGTCCGGGCCGAGCGAGGCGGTGTCGCCACTCGCAAAGCTCATCAGGCTGTGCACGGGCACATTCATCTTGTCGCGGCCCTGCAGGAAGGACAGCTCGATGAGGCAGGCGGCCGAGGGCACCTCGGCGCCCTGTTCGTGCAGCAGGTCGGTGGCGGCGCGCATCGTGCCGCCGGTGGCGAGCAGGTCGTCGAGCACGACGACGCGCTGGCCCGGCGTCACCGCGTCCTCCTGCATCTCGATGGCGTCCTCGCCGTACTCCAGCGCGTAGCTGTGCCGCACCGTGGGGCCGGGGAGCTTGCCCGGCTTGCGCAGCATGACGAAGCCCAGGTTCAGCCGGAGCGCCAGCGGCGCGGCCACGAGGAAGCCGCGGCTCTCGATCCCGGCCAGCACGTCGGGCTTGTGCGGCGCGACGCCGGCTTCCAGCTGGCGCACCGTCTCCTGCCACGCATCGGGGTGCGCCAGGAGTGTAGAGATGTCGTAGAAGAGGATTCCGGGCTTGGGGAAGTCCGGAACCCGGCGGATGTGGTCTTTCAGGTCCATGCCGCGCCCCCGCCTATCGGTTCGTCGCCGCGCGACTGTAGGGACACCGGGCGCGCGGTACAACGTGGCCGCGCGGCCGCCCGGGCGACACGAAGCCGTGCACGTCCTGGTCTTGCGAGCCGGACCGTCGGCTGTTTGTCTGGAATGGACAGTCAAACGCATTCGCCTGCGTTTTTTGCACCGCAAAAGCGTGTTGACACCCGAGATTGTTGCTGCCAAGTGTTAACACATTGCCGTGAACGCCCTTAACCCGAGTGGCATACCGACCGCGCGGTGCTCGTTAAGGCACGTTCAGGCACTCCTTCCTGAGAGACTTGGGCGGCCGGATTCCGGCCGCCTTTTTTCGCGTGCGGCAAAGCGCGCACGCGCGATCGTCCGGCCAGTCAGCCGCCCCGCCGCTTTGGGACAGGGTGTCGCACGGGATCGTTTAAACTTGAGTCTGAGTTCGCGTGGTGTTTGATTGGAATGCGCATTCCGCGCCGCGTGGCACGCCCCGCGTGGAATGCGTGGGTCCCGGGCGCGGCCCCGGGGTCCAGCCGCGTGACCCGCGCGGTCACGCAGCCGTGAACGCGCCCATGGAAGCCGGCCGGGAATCGAGCCGATCAGCCCGGCGCTTGCTTGCGGCACGTTCAGGCACTCCTTCCTGAGAGACTTGGGGCGGCCGGAGCCCGGCCGCCCCCTTTTTCCAAAGCCAGAACGGTGCGGCCCCGCAACATGGGATTGCGTCGCGGCCGGCGGGCTGGCAGCGCTCGCAAGATGGTTGTCCCATCGTCGCACCGCCCGAACCCATGATCGCGGATTCCCGCACGCTCGCCGATCACATGGAATTGGGCTTCGGCCGGCGCGAGTGGGCGGCGCCCGTCTGGACGGTGCTGCGCCGGCACGGGGAGGCCCTCCACGCCGGCTGGGTGGCGCCGGGACCGGTGCGGACGCAACTCGCCACCGTACTGGCGCTTCCGGCGGCGCGCGAGGCGACGACGCTGGAACTGGCGGCGCCGCGGGCGTGGGAAGCGTTCGACCCCGGTGCCGGCGACGCGTTTCCGCACCGCGATCGCGGCCTGTTCACCTACGGGTTCCGCGTCGGCGAGCAGCAGGTCCTCGTGCCGCCGACGCAAACGATCGCGACCAACCGGCCGCCGGCGAAGGTGCTGGACTCCCTGCTGGAGTCCCAGGAGCTCGCGCCGAAAACCGACCGCCACCGCGCCGGGGGCGCCAAGGCCGACGCCGATCAGGCCCTGCTGCGCCTGGACGGTGCAACCGATCCACCGGTGCAGCCGCTGTTCCGGGGCAACCGGGTGGTCGGGCTGGACAGCGTCACCGGCGACGAAGCGGCGGCGATGCTCGACCGCATGCTGGCGTGGGTGCACGCGAACGTGGCCGGGGATGGTGCACTGCCCTACACCTACTGGCCCAGCCGCGGCGAATGGTCCTCGGGCGACAACGTCATCCGCCAGCTTCTCGCAACGCTGGGGTTGATCCGCGCCGGCCGGGTGCCGGGCCGCGCGGCGACCGCCGAGCTGGCGCGGGCGAACCTGGCCCGGAACCTGCGCGCCTACCTCGTGGATTGCGGCGACCACGCCGCCATGGAATGCACCGGCAAGGGCAAGCTGGGCGCAACGGCGCTCGCCGCCCTGGCGATCCTGGAGCAGGAGGGAACGCACGGCCCGCACGCGGACGCCTTCGCCAAGCTGCGCGCCGGCGTGGACCGGCAGTGGCGCGAGGACGGCGGCTTCCAGACCTTCCTGTGGCCGGCCGAGCGCAACGACTGCCAGAACTTCTATCCGGGCGAGGCGCTGCTGTTCTACGCCGCGCTCCACCGGCACACGGGCGAGCCTGCCGTGCTGGAGCGCGCCCTGCGAAGCTTCCGCTGCTACCGCGCCTGGCACCGCCGGCATCCCAACCCGGCCTTCGTGCCCTGGCACGCGCAGGCGTGCGCGGCGCTCTACCACGCCACGGGCGACGACGAACTGCGGGCCTTCGTCGTCGAGATGACGGACTGGCTGGTGACGCTGCAGCAGTGGGGCGCGCCGCTGGCGCCCGACCTCTGGGGCCGCTTCCACGTGCCCGGCCGGCCCGACTACGGCCCGCCGCACGCCGCTTCCACCGGCGTCTACCTGGAAGGGCTGGCGACGGCGTACGCGCTCGCGCGGGACACCGGGGACACGGCGCGGGCGCAAACCTATCGCCTGGCCATCCGCCGGGGGCTGCGCAGCCTGCGCCAGCTGCAATTCGTGTCCGAGGTGGACACCTTCTACATCAGCAAGCCCGCCCGCGTGCTGGGCGCGCTGCGCACCGAGGCGTACGACAACACCGTGCGCCTGGACAACCTGGGCCACGCCCTGCTGGCGCTCACCAACCTGCCGAGCTGGGACACGGCCGAGCCGTGACCGCGGCCGGCGCGCAGGCGGTTGTCACCCGACCTCGTCGTCCAGTTCGCCGCCGGGCTCGCCGTGCGGCGGCAGGCCGCGTTCCTTGCGCGGGGTGCGGCCGAAGAAGTCGCGGTAGCACTTGGAGAAGTGCGAGGCGGAGACGAAGCCGCAGGCCAGCGCCACGTCGATCACCGACATGTTCGTCTGCACCAGCAGCAGGCGCGCCTTGTTGAGCCGCAGTTCCAGGTAGTAGCGCGCCGGCGAGCGGTGCAGGTACTTGCGGAACAGCCGCTCCAGCTGGCGCGTCGACAGCCCCGCCTTGCTCGCCAGCTCCGCGCGCGACAGCGGCTCCTCCAGGTGCTGCTCCATCAGCTCGATCACGGACAGCAGCTTGGGATGGCGCACGCCCAGGCGCGCGGGCAGGGAGATGCGCTGGTGGTCGTGGCGGTCGCGGATGCGCTCGTGCATGAACTGGTCGGCCACGCGCGCCGCCAGCTCGTGACCGTGCTGCATGGCGATGACGTTGAGCATCATGTCGATGCCCGCCGAGCCGCCGGCGCAGGTGAAGCGCTGGCGGTCGATCTCGAACAGCTCGGTGGTGACCTCGATGTCCGGGAACTCCTCGGCGAAGCCGGCCAGCTGCTCCCAGTGGATCGTGCAATGATAGCCGTCCAGCAGCCCGGCGCGGGCGAGCAGGTAGCTGCCGGTGCAGATCGCCCCGACGTCCGCGCCCGAGCGGTCCATGCGGCGCAGCCAGGAGATGAAGCTCCGGTCCACCGCGCGGTGCACGCCCTGGCCGCCGCAGATGGCGATCGTGGACAGCTGGCTCGCCTGCTCCAGGTCGCCGTCGGGCGTCAGGGCGATGTTGTTGGAGGCGGCCACGGGGTTGCCGTCCGGCGAGAACAGTGGCCAGCGGTACAGCGGCCGGTTCGCCAGGCGGTTGGCCAGGCGCATCGTCTCCACCGTGGAGGTGAAGGCGATCATGGAGAATCCGGGAACGAGAACGAACCCGATGGTCTGGGGCAGATCGCGCGGAACCGTGCCAAGCATGCCCTGTGCGGCCCTTCGTCGCTCCGTGATCCTTGGGGGAGTTGGTCGGCGCGGCGGAGTTTGGCACACTTCCGGGTGTGTCGCGATCTGAAATTTACGTGACGGAGATTCGCTAGCCGCCGGGGCCGCCATGGCGTGTTGTCGCGGTCTCTCCGGCGGGGCGCCTGGCTCCCCGAACCGCGCCCGCACGCGCGGTCGGGCGGGGTGGGCGGAAACCACCGGATCGGGGCGTGACAGCGTGGGCGAATCATCCCAAATCGGTCGGGTCGAGCGCCCACGTCCATCCATCCCCAGGGAAACGGTCCCAGGGCAACCGAGAGCGCCGAGGCGTCATGAAAGCTCGCTACTCGATCTGGTCCCTTCTGCGCAACGCCCTGAGCTACCACGAGAACTGGCCGGCGGCCTGGCGCAGCCCGGAACCCAAGCAGGAATACGACGCCGTCATCGTGGGCGGCGGCGGCCACGGGCTGGCGACGGCCTACTACATGGCCAAAGAGCACGGCATGACCAACATCGCCGTGCTGGAGCGCGGCTGGCTGGGCGGCGGCAACACGGGCCGCAACACCACGATCGTGCGCTCCAACTACATGTGGGACGAGAGCGCCGCGCTCTACGAGCACTCCCTCAAGCTGTGGGAGACGATGTCGAAGGAGCTGAACTTCAACGTGATGTTCAGCCAGCGCGGCGTGCTCAACCTCGCGCACACGCAGAACGAGGTGCGCGTCACCAAGCGCCGCATCAACTCCAACCGGCTCAACAACATCGACAGCGTGTGGCTGGAGCCGGAAGAGGTGAAGAAGTGGGTGCCGGCCATCGACCTGCTGGGCAACGGCCGCTACCCGGTGCTCGGCGGCTCGCTGCAGTTCCGCGGCGGCGTCGCCCGCCACGACGCGGTGGCCTGGGGCTACGCCCGCGCGGCCGACGCGCTGGGCGTGGACATCATCCAGCAGTGCGCCGTCGAGGGCTTCGACATCGAGGACGGCCAGGTCACGGGCGTGCGCACCACGAAGGGCACGATCAAGACCAAGCGCGTCGGGCTGGTCGTCGCCGGCCACGCGGGCGTGCTGGCGGACATGGCCGGCTTCAAGCTGCCCATCAACTCGCGCCCGCTGTCCGCGCTGGTCAGCGAGCCCATGAAGCCGTGCTTCCACACCACGGTCATGGCCGGGCAGGTGCACGCCTACTGCAGCCAGTCCGACAAGGGCGAGCTGGTCATCGGCGCCGGCGCCGACCCCTACAACAGCTATTCGCAGTGGGGCAGCAACCCGGTCACCGAGGACACCGTGGCCGCGATCTGCGAACTGTATCCCATCTTCCGGCGCGTGCGCATGCTGCGCCAGTGGGGCGGCGTGGTCGACATCGCGCCGGACGCCAGCCCGATCATGGGGACCTCGCCCGTGCGCGGGATCTACCTGAACGTCGGCTGGGGCACCGGCGGCTTCAAGTGCACGCCGGGCTCGGGCAACGTCTTCGCCGACACCATGGCCAACGACCGCCCCTCGCCGATCGCCGCGCCCTTCCGGTTGGACCGCTTCCAGACCGGCGGCGTCATCGACGAGCACGCGGCGGCGGGCGTGGCCCACTGACGCGTCACCGCGCCATCCACCGCATCCAGGTGCCAATCCACCCGGTTGACCACCGGCGACCAGACGAGAGGCAGGCATGCTGCTCATCCCGTGCCCGTACTGCGGCGAGCGCTCGGAAAACGAGTTCGGCTACGGCGGCGAGGCGCACAAGGTGCGCCCGGAAAACCCGGAGCAGCTCTCCGACGCCGATTGGAACGACTACGTCTTCCTGCAGAAGAACACCAAGGGCACCTACTACGAACGCTGGGTGCACAGTCACGGCTGCCGCCGCTGGTTCAACGTCGCGCGCGACACCCTGACGAACGAGGTGCTGGCGGTGTATCCCATGGGCGAGCAGCCGCCCGAGGTGGAGCAGCGCAAATACATCTAGGGTAAATTCGGTCAAGGCGGTCTCGCCTTGGGCGTAAAATTTACCCATCGATCAAGGGGGTAGGGGGCTTTCGGCTAGGGTTGCGAACGAGCCGGCGTCGAA
The Limimonas halophila genome window above contains:
- the ispH gene encoding 4-hydroxy-3-methylbut-2-enyl diphosphate reductase, whose translation is MSETPSTPAADSDTGQASEKPPLKIYLAGPRGFCAGVERAIDIVDLALQKYGAPVYVRHEIVHNRYVVEQLEAKGAVFVEDLNEAPADKPIIFSAHGVPKVVPAEADRREMFYIDATCPLVSKVHREAERQHKNGNTVILIGHDGHPEVEGTIGQLPEGAIKLVQDPEEVWQLEVEDPERLAFVTQTTLSLDDTMDVINALRERFPTISAPKQEDICYATTNRQHAVKALADKVETMVVVGAPNSSNSMRLVEVAKKQGCDSFMVQRAEQMDWSRLNGVRTIGVTAGASAPELLVDEVIAACREHFDVSVEEVRVTQEDVQFKLPRALADAAA
- a CDS encoding alanine-zipper protein — protein: MNGTSGLKKTAAVALPVLMIAGCTQLSADDRQLLKEVQQTAEEAKQQSQQAAQSADQAAQEASAAREAAEEAQASAQESERKATQAAADAEAAREKADRMFQKSVNK
- the gcvT gene encoding glycine cleavage system aminomethyltransferase GcvT, whose translation is MADRDESSSLLQTPLSHVHKELGARMVPFAGYEMPVQYPSGIVSEHNHTRVSAGLFDISHMGHIVLRLATSAPDVALERIVPGDIAHLRRGRMRYTLLMSEQGGIHDDLMVARPSTPDLFLVVNAATKAHDAEILRRHLGEEVSVEPQENAGFLALQGPKAADVMARLCPGAAAMDFMDVAHLEVNGASAIVSRSGYTGEDGFEIALASADTEAVFRALLAHEEVEPVGLGARDTLRLEAGLCLYGHDIDTTTTPVEAGLSWTIGRRRREAGDFLGADVVLDQLANGPPRKRVGLLPEGRAPVREGAALYAGDGGVHVGSVTSGGFGPTVNRPVAMGYVDRAHSAWGTGVTADVRGRSRPCTVARPRFVQNGEPAIVTSKQNKS
- the gcvH gene encoding glycine cleavage system protein GcvH, which gives rise to MSEIRYTKDHEWVRVEDGTGTVGITQHAQEQLGDIVFVELPEAGQELKQGDEIGTLESVKAASEVYAPASGTVQAVNEDLADDPAQLNSDPFGAGWLYTFAISDRGEIDGLMDEAQYKEFCAEG
- the gcvP gene encoding aminomethyl-transferring glycine dehydrogenase, whose protein sequence is MPKKRRPLSELEQTADFISRHIGPDESQKRQMLRALNLPSMDALIQRAVPDSVRSRGGLPLASTHTEKDALDYIRKISSENDLKKSLIGLGYHNTVTPAVLRRRVLENPGWYTAYTPYQPEIAQGRLEGLVNFQQMIMDLTGMELANASLLDEGTAAAEAMTLIRRQTKKKQSQRFLVADDVHPQTIAVMRTRARPLGITVEVDEPRNFGDKDAFGVLVQYPGTYGDVEDHSEVVKKIHDNGGLVAVASDPLALTLLTPPGEWGADVVVGNSQRFGVPMGYGGPHAAFFATHEKYKRSVPGRIIGVSVDVNGNPAMRMALQTREQHIRREKATSNICTAQTLLANMAAFYACWHGPEGLTTIATRVHRLTGILATGLEQLGFELANHTFFDTLTINAGDEAEAILYRARDRGFNLRLIDSERIGVALDETVERYEIEELWRAFAGRNEIGMRAAEMDAVASDGIPNRLKRTSAFLTHEVFNSYHTETEMLRYLHRLARRDIALDRSMIPLGSCTMKLNAASEMEPISWPRFASLHPFVPREQARGYMRMIRELETMLARLTGFHSVTMQPNSGAQGEYTGLLMIRAYHESRGEAHRDVVLIPTSAHGTNPASAKMAGCEVQLVDCAENGDVDLDDLKAKAEKHSSRLAGLMITYPSTHGVFEQAISEICELIHSHGGQVYMDGANLNALLGVAYPAEFGADVCHFNLHKTFCIPHGGGGPGVGPVGAAKHLAPYMPGHPFEPSVGGEDAIGPVTATPWGSAGILPISWMYITLMGAEGLQQATETAILNANYLAKRLSEGYPILYTGDTGFVAHECIVDTRVLQDEAGITADDVAKRLIDYGFHAPTMSWPVPGTFMIEPTESENKAEIDRFCDAMLRIREEARKVASGEWPRDDNPLVNAPHTEAGVTADTWPHPYSRRVAAYPDPSLKADNYFPPVARVDNAYGDKHLVCSCPPVEAYRDAAE
- a CDS encoding adenine phosphoribosyltransferase, translated to MDLKDHIRRVPDFPKPGILFYDISTLLAHPDAWQETVRQLEAGVAPHKPDVLAGIESRGFLVAAPLALRLNLGFVMLRKPGKLPGPTVRHSYALEYGEDAIEMQEDAVTPGQRVVVLDDLLATGGTMRAATDLLHEQGAEVPSAACLIELSFLQGRDKMNVPVHSLMSFASGDTASLGPDAG